In a single window of the Aridibaculum aurantiacum genome:
- a CDS encoding RNA recognition motif domain-containing protein encodes MNIYVSNLSFNVEEGDLKELFTSFGEVSSVKIIKDRETGRSRGFGFVEMEDGLSGQNAITSLDQSSLQGRNISVTKARPKEESGQGNFGGGGYGKKNDYSKKW; translated from the coding sequence ATGAACATTTATGTTTCGAACCTTAGCTTCAACGTAGAAGAAGGTGACCTGAAAGAATTATTTACATCTTTTGGTGAAGTATCATCAGTAAAGATCATCAAAGACAGAGAAACCGGCCGTAGCAGGGGTTTTGGATTTGTTGAAATGGAAGATGGTTTATCTGGTCAAAATGCAATAACAAGCCTGGACCAATCTTCACTACAAGGAAGAAATATCTCAGTTACCAAAGCAAGACCTAAAGAAGAGTCAGGTCAAGGCAACTTTGGTGGTGGTGGTTATGGTAAGAAGAACGACTACAGCAAAAAGTGGTAG
- a CDS encoding DUF1330 domain-containing protein has product MPAYVLVEVSIHDTALYEDYKKLTPAAVAAFDGRFVVRGGQAETLEGDWQPERVVVIEFPSVERAKEWWNSEQYNIAKAIRQQAAHTRMIVLPGVE; this is encoded by the coding sequence ATGCCAGCTTATGTTTTGGTTGAGGTGTCCATTCATGACACAGCACTATATGAAGATTATAAAAAGCTAACGCCTGCTGCCGTTGCAGCCTTTGATGGTCGTTTTGTGGTACGTGGTGGGCAAGCAGAAACACTGGAAGGCGATTGGCAACCTGAGAGGGTTGTTGTTATTGAATTCCCTTCGGTAGAACGCGCCAAGGAATGGTGGAATTCTGAGCAGTATAATATAGCTAAAGCTATTCGCCAGCAAGCTGCACATACCAGGATGATCGTGCTGCCGGGAGTGGAGTAA
- a CDS encoding energy transducer TonB — protein MRAAFLLLCITAFFATSALASDTLFFRVSNPWNTVKDPAGKYLRKVLKTDTGYLSLDYNERNVLVVKGHYTDTLFTRKLHCHTYFNQDKGYKEEVRCYENGRLNGVKAGFNEKGDTLWSEVFVENTLVSSKHSEKSDAKIISFDKLERAAQFPGGPQAWVNYLSNNLRYPRKASKDKIEGTVKVQFLVTKEGLVTNVKVVQSVHPSLDEEAVRLIEGSPRWEPAVQNKRTDIYMATQSITFRL, from the coding sequence ATGCGCGCTGCTTTCTTGCTTCTTTGTATCACTGCTTTTTTTGCCACTTCTGCACTTGCTAGTGACACCCTCTTTTTCCGTGTTTCAAATCCATGGAATACTGTAAAAGATCCGGCTGGTAAATACCTGCGTAAAGTATTAAAGACCGATACAGGTTATCTTTCGCTTGATTACAATGAGCGGAATGTGCTGGTGGTAAAAGGTCATTACACCGATACACTCTTTACAAGGAAGTTACACTGCCATACATATTTCAACCAGGACAAAGGCTATAAGGAGGAGGTGCGGTGTTATGAGAATGGGAGGCTGAATGGCGTGAAGGCTGGCTTCAATGAAAAAGGAGATACCCTGTGGAGCGAAGTGTTTGTAGAAAATACACTTGTCTCCAGCAAGCACAGCGAAAAAAGTGATGCGAAAATCATTTCATTTGATAAGTTAGAAAGGGCGGCTCAATTTCCCGGTGGCCCGCAGGCATGGGTAAATTATCTTTCTAATAACCTGAGGTACCCACGCAAAGCAAGCAAGGATAAAATAGAAGGCACAGTAAAAGTGCAATTCCTGGTAACAAAAGAAGGTTTGGTTACAAATGTAAAAGTTGTGCAGTCGGTGCATCCTTCGCTGGATGAGGAGGCCGTTCGGCTGATAGAAGGATCACCGCGATGGGAGCCAGCTGTTCAAAATAAACGCACTGATATTTACATGGCTACGCAAAGCATCACCTTCAGGTTGTAA
- a CDS encoding acyl-CoA desaturase translates to MYNVSKGWERFFYFSTWFTQGSSFLVPSAYGVLHRMHHEYSDTEKDPHSPHFFKDIWQMMMHTAAVFRNLRSGKNLPDPEFTKEYLPKWSLLDGVGSSMIVRIMFGISYFMIYYIYAPSAWWYLLLPIHFLMGPIHGAIVNWCGHKYGYSNFKNGDHSKNTTPWGVVMMGELFQNNHHHDKDNANFARRWFEFDMTFQIMKVLHAVRIIRLVPHAQRSAHVHNNHVKAA, encoded by the coding sequence ATGTACAATGTGAGCAAAGGATGGGAAAGATTCTTCTATTTCTCTACCTGGTTTACCCAGGGATCTTCATTCCTTGTTCCTAGTGCTTATGGCGTGCTTCACCGCATGCACCACGAGTACAGCGATACAGAAAAAGATCCGCACTCCCCGCATTTCTTCAAAGACATTTGGCAAATGATGATGCACACTGCTGCTGTATTCAGAAATTTGCGTTCAGGCAAAAACCTTCCTGATCCTGAGTTCACCAAAGAATATCTTCCAAAATGGAGTTTACTTGATGGCGTTGGAAGCAGCATGATCGTTCGCATAATGTTTGGCATTTCGTACTTTATGATTTACTACATCTATGCTCCTAGTGCATGGTGGTACCTTTTGTTACCGATCCATTTTTTAATGGGACCTATACATGGTGCTATTGTAAACTGGTGCGGTCATAAATATGGCTATAGCAATTTTAAAAACGGCGACCATTCAAAAAATACCACTCCATGGGGTGTAGTAATGATGGGTGAATTGTTTCAAAATAATCACCACCACGACAAGGATAATGCGAACTTTGCCCGTCGCTGGTTTGAGTTTGATATGACCTTCCAAATAATGAAAGTGCTACACGCAGTACGCATTATCAGGTTGGTACCTCATGCTCAGCGTTCTGCTCATGTACATAACAATCATGTGAAAGCCGCATAA
- a CDS encoding PepSY-associated TM helix domain-containing protein, which produces MKKFFRNIHLYLSLAAGLVILTCCFTGAVLVFEKELQEAFNHDRYYVTQQEKQLPIEQMIANVKQQYPKAKVSSVKLYPDPARSVEIGVTIPSKEDKEGKKGEGKKAETSKDNNAATPPVAGGKGKQAGPPAGGGRPTHTAFVNPYTGQVIELYSYRETFFYTMFALHRWLLGSDSSIGKTITGVSTLIFLVILITGIILWWPKNKAILLQRLKLKTSGSFKRINHDMHVVLGFYSSIFLFIFAFTALAWSFKWFNKGIYTVTNSSMEAPKPPQSAFVADQSKITYDAAFSTISKVAPGAVYYTLRAPSDSTGIFTATVLPAGVMETASDSYYIDQYSGQVIGTLAFNDKNLGQRVRSAFKPVHTGSIYGLPSKVIAFIVCLLGASFPITGVIMWINRLKKKKRKAAEKKLQKVPELSMEQV; this is translated from the coding sequence ATGAAAAAATTCTTCAGAAACATTCACCTCTACCTTAGCCTTGCTGCAGGGTTAGTAATTCTTACCTGTTGTTTTACAGGTGCTGTTCTAGTTTTCGAAAAAGAACTGCAGGAAGCTTTTAACCACGACCGGTACTATGTAACGCAGCAGGAAAAGCAGTTGCCGATAGAGCAGATGATTGCTAATGTGAAGCAGCAATATCCTAAAGCCAAAGTTTCTTCTGTGAAGCTTTATCCTGATCCGGCACGTAGTGTAGAAATTGGTGTCACCATTCCTTCCAAAGAAGATAAAGAAGGCAAAAAAGGTGAGGGCAAAAAAGCTGAAACATCTAAAGACAATAATGCCGCTACTCCCCCGGTTGCAGGTGGCAAAGGCAAACAAGCTGGTCCTCCGGCGGGAGGTGGTCGTCCTACGCATACGGCTTTTGTTAATCCATACACCGGGCAGGTAATAGAACTATACAGCTACCGCGAAACATTTTTCTATACCATGTTCGCCCTGCACCGCTGGCTCCTTGGCAGCGACAGCAGTATCGGGAAAACCATCACCGGTGTTTCTACGCTTATTTTTCTGGTTATCCTTATCACCGGTATCATTTTGTGGTGGCCGAAAAACAAGGCAATCCTGCTACAAAGACTTAAGCTAAAAACCAGTGGCAGCTTCAAACGCATTAACCACGACATGCACGTAGTGCTTGGTTTTTATTCCTCAATCTTCCTTTTCATATTTGCTTTCACCGCGTTGGCGTGGTCGTTCAAATGGTTCAATAAAGGAATTTATACTGTCACCAATTCCAGCATGGAAGCGCCTAAGCCGCCACAATCTGCATTCGTGGCCGATCAATCGAAGATCACTTATGATGCTGCTTTTAGCACTATTAGCAAAGTGGCTCCTGGTGCTGTTTATTATACATTGAGAGCACCCAGCGATAGCACCGGCATCTTTACCGCAACTGTATTACCGGCGGGTGTAATGGAAACTGCCAGCGACAGCTATTACATTGACCAGTATTCAGGACAGGTGATTGGCACACTAGCATTCAACGATAAAAATCTTGGGCAGCGTGTACGATCAGCATTCAAGCCTGTACACACAGGTTCTATCTATGGTTTGCCTTCTAAGGTAATTGCCTTCATTGTCTGCCTGCTGGGTGCATCCTTTCCTATTACAGGTGTTATCATGTGGATCAACAGGCTAAAGAAAAAGAAGCGTAAAGCTGCAGAAAAAAAGCTGCAAAAAGTGCCGGAACTTAGTATGGAACAGGTATAG
- a CDS encoding T9SS type A sorting domain-containing protein, producing MNNKIFTLILVAIFQLSAAPLWAQTVLNPGDVSITGFNAGNGDIAFVSWVPLAPETKICFTNNGWNSTATTTTAGNARNMEEIATWSNSTGSTIAAGTIIVTKTASPYTANLGTTTVFSNSSTSTTPALAIQGGDQITIYQTASGNGYSDNNNASATFNGTAIGILQWPFDFISSGNIDHITSYLPSDLSGYATRFLYTFENPYQHYVGTRTGKTVEEFKQLVRSSGNWTNHWSNPLNTTAFDVPVTLPVSLLSFSAAYKANTIELVWSTSAEVNTAKFEVETSSNGTSFTKVTEVAAKGGGTARAEYRFAHATTEGVHFYRLKMVDNNGSYTYSNVARVSVTKADRSVSVHPNPVVNNKINIQLGNFLPGTYSVILTGSNGQVAFQAKITSNGGNHNTSLQLPSLTKGIYNMQVKNDAQAYNTRVLIN from the coding sequence ATGAACAACAAAATTTTTACCCTAATCCTCGTTGCTATTTTTCAATTATCTGCTGCACCACTATGGGCACAAACTGTTCTAAATCCTGGAGATGTTTCTATTACTGGTTTTAATGCAGGCAATGGTGATATTGCATTTGTATCTTGGGTTCCATTAGCACCCGAAACAAAAATTTGTTTTACCAATAACGGCTGGAACAGTACTGCAACTACCACTACTGCAGGTAATGCAAGAAACATGGAAGAGATTGCTACATGGTCCAACTCAACCGGAAGTACTATTGCAGCTGGTACGATCATAGTTACCAAAACGGCTTCACCGTATACTGCCAATCTTGGTACCACTACAGTATTTAGTAATAGTTCCACATCAACTACACCTGCACTGGCTATCCAGGGAGGCGACCAGATCACCATCTATCAAACCGCCAGTGGCAATGGCTACTCGGATAACAATAATGCGTCTGCTACCTTTAATGGTACTGCTATTGGCATTTTACAGTGGCCATTTGATTTTATATCATCTGGAAATATTGACCATATAACCTCTTACCTGCCTTCTGATCTTAGTGGTTATGCTACCAGGTTCCTGTACACTTTCGAAAATCCATATCAACATTATGTAGGTACTAGAACTGGTAAAACAGTTGAAGAATTTAAACAATTGGTAAGGTCGAGCGGAAACTGGACAAACCACTGGAGCAACCCATTGAATACAACAGCATTTGATGTTCCGGTTACACTTCCTGTTTCATTACTAAGCTTCTCTGCAGCATACAAGGCAAATACGATAGAATTGGTTTGGAGTACATCAGCCGAGGTGAATACTGCAAAGTTTGAAGTGGAGACAAGTTCTAACGGCACTTCTTTTACCAAAGTAACTGAAGTAGCAGCCAAAGGCGGTGGCACAGCAAGAGCAGAGTATCGTTTTGCACATGCAACAACAGAGGGCGTACATTTTTACCGCTTGAAAATGGTAGATAATAACGGCAGTTATACTTACAGCAATGTAGCACGAGTGTCAGTTACAAAAGCTGACAGATCAGTATCAGTGCATCCTAATCCTGTAGTGAATAACAAGATCAATATTCAGCTGGGTAACTTCTTACCTGGCACCTACTCTGTTATCCTTACAGGATCAAATGGACAGGTAGCTTTTCAAGCTAAGATCACAAGCAATGGCGGCAATCACAATACTTCTTTACAACTACCATCGCTGACAAAAGGCATCTACAATATGCAGGTAAAAAATGATGCTCAGGCTTATAATACAAGAGTGCTTATCAACTAA
- a CDS encoding pirin family protein, with translation MLDIVITSRKASIGPGMDVKRILPFRQRRMVGPFVFMDHAGPVEVAPQAASNMDVLPHPHIGLSTVSYLFGGQVTHRDSLGVHQVIRPGEVNWMTAGRGIAHSERFEDPAALAGGQLEMIQTWVALPERDEEADPSFVNYAPSQLPVFTDKGVWMRLIAGNAFGLQNEVKTHSPLFYLHVVLNAGARFGLPKEHAERGIYIAKGSIEVGGNVYTAGQMLVFTKGVDPVIIAKEDTTLMLLGGEPLGDRYIWWNFVSSRKERIEQAKADWKEGRIILPPNDNHEFIPLPEDRSKPAGGPAPEVLS, from the coding sequence ATGCTTGACATCGTAATCACTTCACGCAAAGCATCAATTGGACCGGGCATGGATGTAAAACGCATTCTACCCTTCAGGCAAAGAAGAATGGTTGGTCCTTTTGTATTCATGGATCATGCGGGACCAGTAGAAGTAGCACCGCAGGCAGCATCCAACATGGATGTATTGCCGCATCCGCATATTGGCTTATCAACTGTAAGCTATTTGTTTGGCGGGCAGGTAACGCACCGCGATAGCCTGGGAGTTCACCAGGTGATTCGCCCCGGCGAAGTGAACTGGATGACTGCAGGCAGAGGCATAGCGCATTCAGAACGTTTTGAAGATCCGGCAGCTCTTGCCGGTGGCCAACTAGAGATGATACAGACATGGGTGGCGCTACCAGAACGCGATGAAGAAGCAGATCCTTCTTTTGTCAACTACGCTCCTTCTCAACTTCCTGTTTTTACTGATAAAGGTGTTTGGATGCGCCTGATAGCAGGCAATGCTTTTGGTTTACAGAATGAAGTGAAGACACACTCTCCGTTATTTTACCTGCATGTAGTGCTTAACGCTGGAGCACGATTTGGCTTGCCTAAAGAACATGCAGAAAGAGGAATTTACATTGCTAAAGGAAGCATAGAAGTTGGTGGCAATGTTTATACTGCAGGCCAGATGTTGGTTTTCACAAAAGGCGTAGACCCTGTGATTATTGCAAAGGAAGATACAACCCTCATGCTGCTTGGTGGCGAGCCACTCGGCGACAGGTATATTTGGTGGAATTTTGTTTCATCAAGGAAGGAACGCATAGAACAGGCTAAAGCCGATTGGAAGGAAGGCCGCATTATTCTTCCTCCCAACGACAATCATGAGTTCATTCCACTGCCTGAAGATCGATCCAAACCAGCAGGCGGACCAGCACCAGAAGTACTGTCTTAA
- a CDS encoding calcium/sodium antiporter, with translation MTYILFVVGFVVLIKGSDLLIDGASSIAKKMNISNLVIGLTVVAFGTSTPELFVNIFASVDGNTELAIGNILGSNIANILLILGVAAVIYPVSIQKSTLYKEIPFSLLAAVVLGILANDRLLDGSETSEVTRSDGFVLIGFFIIFMYYIMGIAKASATDDANSVKVMSTWKSILLVIFGLAGLAVGGQWIVNGALEIAARFGVSQSLVGLTVVAIGTSLPELATSAMAAYKKNTDIAVGNAVGSNIFNIFWVLGLSAIIKPLPFQPKSNTDVIMTIISSLLLFGLLFLGKRHLLQRWQGVLFLLTYIAYIIFLVWRG, from the coding sequence TTGACTTATATACTCTTTGTTGTTGGATTTGTGGTCTTGATTAAAGGCTCCGATCTATTGATAGATGGAGCCTCTTCCATTGCTAAGAAGATGAATATTTCGAACCTGGTGATCGGCCTTACGGTGGTGGCATTCGGCACCTCTACCCCCGAGTTGTTTGTAAACATTTTTGCCAGTGTAGATGGAAATACTGAACTGGCCATTGGTAATATTTTGGGCAGCAACATCGCCAACATTTTATTGATACTGGGCGTAGCTGCTGTTATATATCCCGTTTCTATTCAGAAGTCAACGCTATACAAGGAGATACCATTCAGTCTTCTTGCAGCCGTTGTTTTAGGCATACTTGCTAATGATCGTCTTTTAGATGGCAGCGAAACTTCTGAAGTTACCAGGAGCGATGGCTTTGTGTTGATAGGCTTCTTCATCATCTTTATGTACTATATAATGGGTATTGCTAAAGCATCAGCAACTGATGATGCCAACAGCGTAAAAGTGATGAGCACCTGGAAATCTATATTACTTGTAATATTCGGTTTAGCAGGTCTTGCAGTAGGTGGCCAATGGATCGTAAATGGTGCATTGGAAATAGCTGCCCGTTTTGGTGTCAGCCAGTCCCTGGTGGGATTAACAGTAGTAGCCATTGGCACATCATTGCCAGAGCTTGCCACATCGGCGATGGCGGCTTATAAAAAGAATACAGATATAGCCGTAGGCAATGCTGTCGGCTCAAACATCTTCAACATATTCTGGGTGCTTGGTTTAAGCGCCATTATTAAACCTCTCCCATTCCAGCCAAAGAGCAATACTGATGTCATCATGACCATCATTTCAAGCTTACTGTTGTTCGGGTTATTGTTTCTGGGAAAGAGGCATTTATTACAGCGCTGGCAAGGCGTTCTTTTCCTGCTTACGTACATCGCCTATATCATCTTTCTTGTTTGGCGCGGTTAG
- a CDS encoding methyltransferase domain-containing protein, protein MHKDAIKKYYSDTQFEYKLIWNWMLKSTPALHFGYYDEKATNHKQAIVRANEVLAEFAGIQKGARIVDAGCGLGHSSEWLAKNLDATVTGISIVEKQVATIHQRLAKHPVPKVDFVVADYLEMPFEDNSLDVVWAFESVCHAASKQEFYKEAARVLKPGGKVVMAEYTRTSRPMETDKEQLLHQVFDPWAIPDLDTIQEHQQHALATGFSSFNCKDITPHVMKSYRNLRDTCRRYATLSKLLYNTGVISSVRHGNMLSSLKQADAIEQGVFTYHHIVAEKG, encoded by the coding sequence ATGCATAAAGACGCTATCAAAAAATATTATTCTGACACACAGTTTGAGTACAAGCTTATCTGGAACTGGATGCTAAAGAGTACGCCGGCACTGCACTTTGGCTATTATGATGAAAAAGCCACCAATCATAAACAGGCTATCGTGCGGGCTAACGAGGTGCTGGCAGAGTTTGCCGGCATACAAAAAGGTGCACGTATAGTTGATGCAGGCTGTGGCCTCGGTCACTCATCTGAGTGGCTGGCGAAAAACCTGGATGCTACAGTTACCGGAATTTCCATTGTTGAGAAACAGGTTGCCACCATACATCAAAGGCTTGCAAAACACCCCGTGCCCAAAGTTGATTTTGTAGTAGCCGATTACCTGGAGATGCCTTTTGAAGATAATTCCCTTGATGTAGTTTGGGCGTTTGAAAGTGTTTGTCATGCTGCCAGCAAACAGGAGTTTTATAAAGAAGCTGCAAGGGTTTTAAAACCTGGGGGCAAAGTGGTGATGGCTGAATATACCAGGACATCCCGGCCAATGGAAACGGACAAGGAACAGCTACTGCACCAGGTATTTGATCCGTGGGCAATACCTGACCTAGATACCATACAAGAGCACCAACAACATGCACTAGCTACAGGTTTCAGTTCTTTCAATTGTAAAGACATCACTCCACATGTTATGAAGTCGTACAGGAACCTTCGTGATACATGCAGGCGCTATGCAACTTTAAGCAAGCTGCTGTACAATACTGGCGTCATATCTTCTGTACGGCATGGCAACATGCTTAGCTCCTTAAAACAAGCCGATGCTATTGAGCAAGGTGTGTTTACTTACCACCACATTGTAGCAGAGAAAGGGTAG
- a CDS encoding PQQ-dependent sugar dehydrogenase: protein MVKISIAVAGTILFFSACNSGMNSANKEEAIGNEQPGDPVEMRKPDIGYKPAFAGQTRAPGVKTSTPYEVRVVTDKLTKPWGITELPDGRLLVTEKEGNMRIVTKDGQVSEKITGLPEVVAEDQAGLLDVKLDPDFGSNRMVYWSYSAKLSNGSTTAVAKGTLSADEKRIENVRVIYQAVPVYSGTKHYGSRLLFDKSGNLFVTTADRFEKERRQHAQDLVSSLGKVLHITKDGQPAPGGPFAGQPNAKPEIYSIGHRNIQSIDMHPATGDLWIAEMGPKGGDELNHVQPGKNYGWPIITYGMEYSHDTIGTGITQREGLEQPVYFWDPVLSPSGMTFYRGDAIPEWKNSLFIGGLNSHHIARLVIENNRVVGEERLAADQQQRFRSVTEGRDGALYAITDEGRLYRIGKK, encoded by the coding sequence ATGGTAAAAATTTCAATTGCAGTAGCTGGAACCATCTTATTCTTTAGTGCATGCAACAGCGGCATGAACAGTGCAAATAAAGAAGAAGCTATAGGCAATGAACAACCAGGAGATCCTGTAGAAATGCGTAAACCAGATATAGGTTATAAGCCTGCTTTTGCAGGACAAACACGTGCACCAGGTGTAAAAACATCTACTCCATATGAAGTTCGTGTGGTAACTGACAAACTAACCAAACCATGGGGTATAACTGAACTACCAGATGGTCGGCTGCTGGTAACAGAGAAGGAAGGCAATATGCGAATAGTAACCAAGGACGGCCAGGTAAGTGAAAAGATCACTGGTCTGCCTGAGGTAGTAGCAGAAGACCAGGCTGGATTGCTGGATGTAAAACTGGATCCTGACTTTGGCAGCAACAGGATGGTGTATTGGTCTTACTCTGCAAAACTGAGTAACGGAAGTACAACAGCAGTAGCTAAAGGAACGCTTTCGGCCGATGAAAAACGTATAGAGAATGTACGGGTAATATACCAGGCGGTGCCGGTGTATAGTGGCACCAAACACTATGGCAGCAGGTTATTGTTTGATAAGAGCGGGAACCTATTTGTAACTACCGCCGATCGTTTTGAAAAAGAAAGGCGACAGCATGCACAGGACCTGGTATCCTCTCTAGGAAAAGTTTTGCATATAACTAAAGATGGTCAACCTGCACCAGGGGGTCCGTTTGCAGGACAACCAAATGCCAAACCTGAGATCTATAGTATTGGCCACAGGAATATTCAAAGTATAGATATGCATCCTGCCACTGGTGACCTATGGATTGCCGAGATGGGGCCAAAAGGAGGTGATGAATTAAATCATGTACAGCCGGGCAAAAACTATGGCTGGCCTATTATAACTTATGGAATGGAATACAGCCATGACACAATCGGCACTGGTATAACTCAAAGAGAAGGCCTGGAGCAACCCGTTTATTTTTGGGATCCTGTGCTTTCACCAAGCGGTATGACCTTTTACCGCGGCGATGCCATTCCTGAATGGAAGAACAGCTTGTTCATAGGAGGCTTGAACAGCCACCACATTGCTCGTTTGGTTATAGAAAACAATCGTGTGGTTGGAGAAGAAAGACTGGCTGCCGATCAGCAACAAAGATTCAGGTCAGTAACAGAAGGCAGAGATGGAGCGCTCTATGCCATCACTGATGAAGGGCGGCTGTATAGGATTGGAAAGAAATAA